One Natrinema halophilum genomic window carries:
- a CDS encoding sulfite exporter TauE/SafE family protein: MSLFEMTTQLVVLFVVFGLTVGILFGFFGMGGSFFVTPALLVLGHSAPTAVGTGLAFVFWTSLIATLSHRDLDHIDYRLGVLLIVGMTVGIEIGKRVLLVLVVVGVADFTVSLIYVVLLAAVGTFVIRDGRHPAIEDETNLVARSSTALERVSLPPMVSVRESIDVSLWVILLIAVVIGSLSGFLGVGGGFLMMPALVYGLAMPGPVAVGTDIFQITISSAYGAFVYGRQGAIHFAMLVPLLVGSTVGTHIGAVLTEYLDDEALRTFFGVMLLVGSASVASKTVSHTYDIDLLHNLSLTFLLGGALVMSVLLLYLGIRTVHEDRVAVRR, encoded by the coding sequence ATGAGCCTTTTCGAAATGACTACACAGCTCGTCGTGCTTTTCGTCGTATTTGGCCTGACTGTCGGAATTCTCTTTGGGTTTTTCGGAATGGGTGGGAGCTTCTTCGTCACCCCCGCACTTCTCGTTCTCGGTCATTCCGCCCCTACTGCCGTCGGAACTGGGCTAGCCTTCGTGTTTTGGACGTCACTCATCGCAACTCTCAGCCATCGTGACCTCGATCACATCGATTATCGACTCGGTGTTCTGTTGATCGTCGGAATGACGGTCGGCATCGAGATTGGGAAACGAGTACTGCTGGTACTCGTGGTCGTCGGAGTCGCAGATTTCACTGTGAGTCTCATATACGTCGTACTGCTCGCAGCGGTTGGCACGTTCGTCATCCGTGACGGACGACACCCCGCAATCGAGGACGAAACGAACCTCGTGGCCCGCTCGTCTACGGCCCTCGAGCGCGTCTCCCTTCCGCCGATGGTTTCCGTTCGGGAAAGTATCGACGTCTCACTCTGGGTTATCTTACTGATCGCAGTGGTGATCGGGAGTCTCTCCGGTTTTCTCGGCGTCGGCGGCGGTTTCTTGATGATGCCCGCTCTCGTGTACGGTCTGGCGATGCCGGGACCTGTCGCCGTCGGGACGGACATCTTTCAGATAACTATTTCCAGTGCCTACGGTGCCTTCGTATACGGACGACAGGGGGCGATTCATTTCGCCATGCTGGTCCCGCTGCTCGTCGGCAGCACGGTCGGGACTCACATCGGTGCCGTGCTTACAGAGTACCTCGACGATGAAGCGCTCAGAACGTTTTTCGGCGTCATGTTACTCGTCGGGAGCGCCTCGGTCGCGAGCAAAACCGTCAGCCACACGTACGACATCGATCTACTGCACAACCTCAGTCTGACGTTCCTACTCGGTGGAGCGCTGGTGATGAGCGTACTCCTTCTCTATCTCGGAATACGAACCGTACACGAAGATCGAGTGGCCGTCAGACGGTAG
- a CDS encoding SHOCT domain-containing protein encodes MTSQEPLVRSLLLIVAVVILVPFLMMILMMPMMGMWGGGHMWGGGHMWDGGTWGGTGATWMWLVMWAVVLAVVVSLGYFLYRAVRRPTGRDTDAALRELRLSYARGELSDEEFEERRQRLRARKEG; translated from the coding sequence ATGACATCGCAAGAACCGCTCGTCAGGAGCCTGCTACTCATCGTTGCCGTAGTCATCCTCGTTCCGTTCCTCATGATGATACTCATGATGCCCATGATGGGAATGTGGGGCGGCGGACACATGTGGGGCGGCGGACACATGTGGGATGGTGGGACCTGGGGTGGGACGGGGGCGACGTGGATGTGGCTCGTGATGTGGGCAGTAGTGCTGGCAGTCGTCGTCAGTCTCGGGTACTTCCTGTATAGAGCGGTTCGTCGGCCAACGGGACGAGATACCGACGCCGCGCTGCGGGAATTGCGACTGTCGTATGCTCGAGGAGAACTCTCCGACGAGGAATTCGAGGAGCGACGACAGCGACTTCGGGCCCGGAAAGAAGGCTGA
- a CDS encoding four-helix bundle copper-binding protein, producing the protein MALQELDLNETEETCLDNCLEAVQSCEWCADECLDEDMDMSRCIRLCRDVADLASDHARFMARNSNYSDELAEATAGAAEECAEECRRHDHDHCQVCADVVEACAESCREMIQAS; encoded by the coding sequence ATGGCGCTCCAAGAACTCGATCTGAATGAGACCGAAGAAACGTGCTTAGATAATTGCCTCGAAGCGGTACAGTCCTGTGAGTGGTGTGCCGATGAGTGCCTCGACGAGGACATGGACATGTCCCGATGCATCCGACTCTGTCGGGACGTCGCCGACCTCGCAAGCGACCATGCTCGGTTTATGGCGCGCAACTCAAATTACAGCGACGAACTCGCCGAAGCCACTGCCGGGGCCGCCGAAGAGTGCGCAGAGGAGTGTCGGCGTCACGATCACGATCACTGCCAGGTCTGTGCCGACGTCGTCGAAGCGTGTGCGGAATCGTGTCGCGAGATGATACAAGCGTCTTGA
- a CDS encoding RDD family protein translates to MQRYPTPNTNEIAGILDRRAEALLIDGLFVALAVGVLAYAAGVVVIGGPFGGYCVLLLSVQFGAPIVLLLYQTSFEGYYGQTIGKRARGIVVRKEGSRCTWGAAVLRNLLRIVDALLIFYFVGTSNRRCASHLLLRRDRHCVRCVGPKSARRSRDRNDRRLGRRLRSDRFGIDPASVTVREGVAISPCRREANIGR, encoded by the coding sequence TTGCAACGATATCCGACCCCGAACACGAACGAGATCGCCGGCATTCTCGACCGACGCGCCGAAGCACTGCTCATCGACGGCCTGTTCGTCGCCCTCGCCGTCGGCGTCCTCGCGTACGCCGCCGGAGTGGTCGTGATCGGTGGGCCGTTCGGCGGGTACTGTGTGCTCTTGCTCTCCGTGCAGTTCGGTGCTCCGATCGTGCTCTTACTGTACCAGACCAGTTTCGAGGGGTACTACGGACAGACGATCGGCAAACGGGCTCGAGGAATCGTCGTCAGGAAAGAAGGCTCTCGATGTACGTGGGGTGCAGCCGTGCTCCGAAATCTCCTTCGAATCGTCGATGCGCTTCTCATCTTCTACTTCGTCGGGACTTCGAATCGTCGATGCGCTTCCCATCTTCTACTTCGTCGGGATCGTCACTGCGTACGTTGCGTCGGACCAAAATCGGCTCGGCGATCTCGCGACCGGAACGATCGTCGTCTCGGCCGACGATTGAGATCCGATCGGTTCGGCATCGATCCGGCCTCGGTGACGGTCAGAGAGGGCGTCGCTATTTCCCCCTGCCGCCGTGAGGCGAACATCGGACGGTGA
- a CDS encoding aldo/keto reductase → MSSNSIINESETFEIGERTVHRLGFGAMRLCGDEIIGSPDDEETAREIVQNAVDCGVDFIDTADSYGPAVSERLIGEAIGDPDDVLIATKAGLLRNRRGDWIAHGDPDYIRNQVLTSLDRLRTDTIDLYQFHRPDDDTPFEDSVQAFAELKDEGVVEQVGLSNVSVDLIERAREHVEVATVQNRYNLNDRGSAAALEYCEEHDIGFIPWAPINGADLEEHGDLLDEIADDHDASRRQVGIAWLLERSPVMLPIPGTSDPGHLESNVAASQLSLSDDDVQRLTEAAD, encoded by the coding sequence GTGAGCAGTAACTCGATTATCAACGAAAGCGAAACGTTCGAAATCGGCGAGAGGACCGTCCACCGACTCGGATTCGGTGCGATGCGGCTCTGTGGCGACGAGATCATCGGTTCGCCTGACGACGAAGAAACTGCCCGCGAAATCGTCCAAAACGCAGTCGACTGCGGTGTCGACTTCATCGACACCGCCGACTCGTACGGCCCGGCCGTAAGCGAGCGGCTTATCGGCGAGGCGATCGGCGATCCGGACGATGTTCTCATTGCGACCAAGGCGGGATTGCTGCGCAACCGTCGGGGTGACTGGATCGCCCACGGCGACCCCGATTACATCCGCAATCAGGTGCTCACGTCGCTGGATCGGCTTCGAACGGACACGATCGACCTCTACCAGTTCCACCGGCCCGACGACGACACACCGTTCGAGGATTCAGTTCAGGCCTTCGCGGAACTCAAAGATGAGGGGGTCGTCGAACAAGTCGGACTCAGTAACGTCTCGGTCGACCTCATCGAACGAGCCCGCGAACACGTCGAGGTCGCGACCGTCCAGAACCGATACAATCTGAACGATCGCGGAAGCGCAGCGGCCCTCGAGTACTGTGAGGAACACGACATCGGCTTCATCCCGTGGGCGCCGATCAACGGCGCTGATCTCGAGGAACACGGTGATCTCCTCGACGAGATCGCCGACGACCACGATGCGTCGCGTCGACAGGTCGGAATCGCGTGGCTCCTCGAACGCTCGCCTGTCATGCTCCCGATTCCGGGCACGTCCGATCCCGGTCACCTCGAGTCGAACGTCGCTGCATCGCAGCTATCGCTCAGCGATGACGACGTACAGCGATTGACCGAAGCGGCGGACTGA
- a CDS encoding alpha/beta fold hydrolase — protein sequence MIEINELEHGVTRVNSVELHYVTAGEGPPLVLLHGWPQTWYEWRNVIPELAEEYTLIAPDLRGMGDSETPVAGYDKDTVATDVRELVHHLGFGDELIALVGHDWGMPTAYAYAAQYRDEVRALAVLEAGLPGINEDEKRKLWHTRFHGVRDLPEQLVAGRERRYLSWFYRKGAYDPSAIDADARDEYVRCYSAPGGLRGGFEYYRAYETDAEHNREHAEEPLEMPVLALGGDASFGELPIRDMNAVATAVDGDVVDRAGHWIPEERPAYFIDRLTGFLEDTA from the coding sequence ATGATCGAAATCAATGAACTCGAGCACGGAGTAACCCGCGTTAATAGCGTCGAACTGCACTACGTGACCGCCGGGGAGGGTCCGCCGCTGGTTTTGCTCCACGGCTGGCCACAGACCTGGTACGAGTGGCGAAACGTGATTCCGGAATTAGCCGAGGAGTACACCCTCATCGCACCCGATCTTCGCGGGATGGGCGACTCGGAAACGCCCGTCGCGGGCTACGACAAAGACACGGTCGCGACGGACGTCCGAGAACTTGTACACCACCTCGGATTCGGTGACGAACTGATCGCTCTCGTCGGTCACGACTGGGGGATGCCGACGGCCTACGCGTACGCCGCTCAGTACCGCGACGAAGTCCGAGCGCTCGCCGTCCTCGAGGCTGGACTACCGGGTATAAACGAAGATGAGAAGCGAAAACTCTGGCATACACGGTTTCACGGCGTTCGGGACCTGCCCGAACAGCTCGTCGCCGGACGCGAACGTCGCTATCTTTCCTGGTTCTATCGAAAGGGTGCCTACGATCCGTCCGCGATCGATGCGGACGCTCGTGACGAGTACGTCCGCTGTTACTCCGCACCCGGCGGACTTCGCGGCGGCTTCGAGTACTACCGCGCCTACGAGACCGACGCCGAACACAACCGGGAACACGCCGAAGAACCACTCGAGATGCCGGTTCTCGCTCTCGGTGGCGACGCTTCGTTCGGTGAACTGCCGATCAGAGACATGAACGCGGTCGCGACCGCAGTCGACGGTGACGTCGTCGACCGCGCCGGCCACTGGATCCCCGAGGAACGGCCGGCGTACTTCATCGACCGATTGACGGGGTTCCTAGAGGACACGGCGTAA
- a CDS encoding SHOCT domain-containing protein, whose protein sequence is MALLKNKWLWLAVFGILLSGGLVLVAVGYLGLLVYSGLVSGTPVVEVLLELAVPFLGSLSVLLVVFTLSVSGALWIVVRNASLPQSDRVATLVERLEYEYSPLPPVGLSEFLSPPEPTATERAERALADLKQQYVEGQLTEAEFERKVDRLVANDSIDEARAARERTRLVETDSRKRGG, encoded by the coding sequence ATGGCACTTCTCAAGAACAAGTGGCTCTGGCTCGCCGTATTCGGCATTCTCCTCTCCGGGGGCCTCGTACTCGTCGCCGTCGGCTATCTCGGATTACTCGTTTACTCGGGCCTCGTCAGCGGGACGCCGGTCGTGGAAGTACTCCTCGAACTCGCGGTCCCCTTCCTCGGTAGCCTCTCGGTCCTGCTCGTGGTTTTTACGCTCTCCGTCAGCGGCGCCCTCTGGATCGTCGTCCGGAATGCATCGCTACCCCAGAGTGACCGAGTGGCAACGCTCGTGGAGCGACTCGAATACGAATATTCGCCGCTTCCGCCAGTCGGGCTGTCGGAATTTCTCTCACCGCCGGAACCAACAGCGACGGAGCGAGCCGAACGAGCGCTCGCCGACCTGAAACAACAGTACGTCGAGGGGCAACTCACTGAAGCGGAGTTCGAACGAAAGGTCGACCGGCTCGTCGCGAACGATTCCATCGACGAAGCCCGGGCCGCCCGCGAGCGGACACGACTCGTCGAAACCGACTCCAGGAAGCGCGGAGGCTAA
- a CDS encoding helix-turn-helix transcriptional regulator, with translation MVFNTLWTRLSSLWSSSTDDTPSDEPAVTSTEQQDTEGEDETLSYAEEIEYGVDERELPDEDKILRLLVKRGGRVDQSTIRDETKWSKERLEDVIDRMEDDNQISAITVGRKRVICRRGFEPKGYRGHLNE, from the coding sequence ATGGTATTCAATACACTCTGGACGCGCCTCTCGTCTCTCTGGAGCAGTTCAACCGACGACACCCCATCAGACGAGCCGGCGGTGACTTCGACCGAGCAACAGGATACGGAAGGGGAAGACGAAACGTTAAGCTACGCAGAGGAGATAGAATACGGCGTTGACGAACGTGAACTGCCCGACGAAGACAAAATTCTTCGACTACTGGTCAAACGAGGTGGCCGGGTCGATCAATCGACGATTCGCGACGAAACCAAGTGGTCGAAAGAACGGCTCGAAGACGTAATCGATCGCATGGAAGACGATAACCAGATCAGCGCGATTACCGTCGGTCGCAAGCGCGTGATTTGCCGTCGTGGTTTCGAACCGAAGGGATATCGGGGCCATCTCAACGAATAA
- the surE gene encoding 5'/3'-nucleotidase SurE: MSDAFEILLTNDDGIDSSGIRALYDALSPIANVTVVAPARDRSACGRSLSHEVEVDDHELGYAVHGTPADCVVAGLAELGPFPDLVVAGCNKGANLGEYVLGRSGTISAAVEAAFFDVPAIATSLYIPADHTPFSEIEVTAGDYAEAKRVTSYLADRVLDAGVFDHAAYLNVNVPLPDGEPAPIKITRPSKRYEMDAERDGDRITLHDRVWEDMDPDSLPNPEDTDRRAIVEGCISVSPLTAPHSTNHHEALDTLAESYLEAVGRTDR, translated from the coding sequence ATGAGCGATGCCTTCGAGATTTTGTTGACAAACGACGACGGGATCGACAGCTCCGGTATCCGGGCGCTGTACGATGCCCTCTCTCCGATCGCGAACGTGACCGTCGTCGCTCCGGCCAGGGACCGGAGCGCGTGTGGCCGATCGCTCTCACACGAAGTCGAAGTCGACGACCACGAATTGGGATATGCAGTTCACGGGACGCCCGCCGACTGTGTCGTCGCCGGCCTCGCCGAACTCGGGCCCTTCCCGGACCTCGTCGTCGCAGGCTGTAACAAGGGTGCGAACTTAGGTGAGTACGTCCTCGGTCGGTCAGGGACGATCAGTGCGGCCGTCGAAGCAGCCTTCTTCGACGTCCCTGCTATTGCGACGTCGCTGTACATTCCCGCCGACCATACACCCTTCTCCGAAATCGAGGTGACAGCTGGCGACTACGCTGAAGCGAAGCGCGTAACGAGCTATCTCGCAGATCGCGTGCTCGATGCAGGCGTCTTCGATCATGCTGCATATCTTAACGTCAACGTCCCCTTGCCGGACGGGGAGCCAGCGCCGATCAAGATCACGCGGCCCTCGAAGCGCTACGAGATGGACGCCGAACGCGACGGCGACCGCATTACACTCCACGACCGCGTCTGGGAGGACATGGACCCCGACTCGCTTCCCAATCCCGAAGACACCGATCGTCGCGCCATCGTCGAAGGTTGCATTAGCGTCTCGCCGCTGACCGCGCCGCACTCGACGAACCACCACGAGGCGCTCGACACACTCGCGGAGTCGTACCTCGAAGCAGTGGGGAGGACCGACCGGTAG
- a CDS encoding small ribosomal subunit Rsm22 family protein, which yields MTDQREAIRSNAKYLRNVRPIDPDEICEYVEGTPHPAVVRQHLREDAADLGLIERDDGTFVPVGDDPVQPRRKPVERIPPELERRLEDLLSDRYGPNWADGASGDLLRSTIRRFKADYFDGRPVEYDEDGAAGYALYHLPGYYAAIQYALDDLADRGLLGRNLRVLDIGAGVGGPALGLCEYLPDDALLEYHAIEPSAAADVLEDLLTVTGRNVHATIHRTTAEEFDPIESLDRSGDGSIDGFDPTAPDDGFDLILACNVLSELADPVAVTGTFLETLAPDGTFLAIAPADRNTSIELREVERELEGERIWDPEDARIDIDSGEDSASHRLGEVTVYGPTVRLWPGETPSDRGWSFDVRPNVDVPGFQRRLDEATPADDEDHAPGEFVNVDVQFSATLLRLDGRRRIDMSLETSEWAKMAAMNQHVTNRIDLVAAKLSRSLSGNDPAGDEPDSHHGGSNPLFKISDGSEKTDHYAVLTTETSLNRPLLEADYGEVCSFENALALWNDDEEAYNLVVDEETIVDRLA from the coding sequence GTGACGGATCAACGCGAAGCTATCCGCTCGAACGCGAAGTATCTGCGGAACGTCCGACCGATCGATCCCGACGAAATCTGTGAATACGTCGAGGGAACTCCCCATCCAGCCGTCGTCCGTCAACATCTCCGCGAGGACGCTGCCGACCTCGGCCTGATCGAGCGCGACGACGGAACGTTCGTCCCGGTCGGCGACGATCCCGTTCAGCCCCGACGAAAGCCGGTCGAGCGAATTCCCCCCGAACTCGAACGCCGACTCGAAGATTTGCTGAGCGACCGCTACGGGCCGAACTGGGCAGACGGTGCGTCCGGAGACCTGCTTCGCTCGACGATCCGCCGATTCAAAGCCGACTACTTCGACGGCCGGCCGGTCGAGTACGACGAGGACGGTGCGGCCGGCTACGCGCTGTACCACCTGCCAGGCTACTACGCGGCGATTCAATACGCGCTCGACGACCTCGCTGATCGGGGCCTGCTGGGGCGAAACCTCCGAGTGCTCGACATCGGTGCAGGCGTCGGTGGCCCCGCACTCGGGCTCTGTGAGTACCTCCCCGACGACGCCTTGCTCGAGTACCACGCGATCGAGCCGAGTGCCGCCGCAGACGTCCTTGAGGATCTGCTTACGGTGACAGGGCGGAACGTCCACGCGACGATCCACCGGACGACAGCAGAGGAATTCGATCCGATCGAGAGTCTCGATCGGAGTGGTGATGGCTCCATCGACGGGTTCGATCCCACAGCACCCGACGACGGCTTCGACCTCATTCTCGCCTGTAACGTCCTGAGTGAGCTCGCCGACCCGGTCGCTGTCACGGGGACGTTTCTCGAAACGCTCGCGCCAGACGGGACGTTTCTCGCCATCGCACCCGCAGATAGGAACACGAGCATCGAATTGCGAGAGGTAGAACGCGAACTCGAGGGCGAACGGATCTGGGACCCGGAAGACGCTCGTATCGACATCGACAGCGGCGAGGATTCGGCCAGCCACCGACTCGGCGAGGTGACCGTCTACGGACCGACAGTCAGGCTCTGGCCTGGGGAAACCCCATCCGATCGCGGCTGGTCGTTCGACGTTCGACCGAACGTAGACGTTCCAGGGTTCCAGCGGCGACTTGACGAAGCCACGCCCGCCGACGACGAGGACCACGCGCCCGGAGAGTTCGTGAACGTCGACGTCCAGTTTTCCGCCACGCTGCTCCGACTCGACGGTCGTCGCCGGATCGACATGAGCCTCGAAACGAGCGAATGGGCGAAAATGGCAGCGATGAACCAACACGTCACGAATCGGATCGACCTCGTGGCGGCGAAACTCAGCCGGTCACTGAGCGGGAACGACCCCGCGGGCGACGAACCCGATAGCCACCACGGCGGATCGAACCCCCTGTTCAAGATCAGTGACGGAAGCGAGAAAACCGATCACTACGCCGTCCTCACGACGGAGACGTCGCTCAACCGGCCGCTGCTCGAGGCAGACTACGGGGAGGTCTGTTCGTTCGAAAATGCCCTCGCACTCTGGAACGACGACGAGGAAGCTTACAATCTAGTCGTCGACGAAGAAACAATCGTCGACCGGCTCGCCTGA
- a CDS encoding prephenate dehydrogenase/arogenate dehydrogenase family protein, with product MDVLIVGAGSMGTWFGNAIDARIAFADVDDDAAAAAAETVDGEVADLEGDSRYDVVCLAVPMTHVTDAIAAQAGRAERAVVDVSGVMEPALAAMERHAPELERASLHPLFAPERSPGSIAIVCDRTGPAIDEILAALEGRGNDLIETTAADHDGAMETVQAATHAAILSFALAAESVPEGFETPIYEELRRLAQQVTAGTPRVYADIQDTFDGAAAVADAAAAIAEADQDELESLYREAASHWHDEATDEVAVDAGSTEGDEE from the coding sequence ATGGACGTACTGATCGTCGGCGCGGGGTCGATGGGGACGTGGTTCGGGAACGCGATCGACGCCCGGATCGCCTTCGCCGACGTCGACGACGACGCCGCAGCGGCCGCGGCCGAGACGGTCGACGGTGAGGTCGCCGACCTCGAGGGCGACAGTCGCTACGACGTCGTCTGTCTCGCTGTGCCGATGACGCACGTAACCGATGCAATCGCCGCCCAGGCGGGACGGGCCGAACGAGCGGTCGTCGACGTCTCGGGCGTGATGGAACCCGCACTCGCGGCCATGGAGCGCCACGCGCCCGAACTTGAGCGAGCGAGCCTCCATCCGCTCTTTGCACCCGAACGCTCGCCGGGCTCGATCGCTATCGTTTGCGACCGAACGGGACCGGCGATAGACGAAATCCTCGCCGCACTCGAAGGTCGCGGAAACGACCTGATTGAGACGACGGCGGCGGACCACGACGGAGCCATGGAGACCGTTCAGGCGGCGACTCACGCCGCGATACTCTCCTTCGCGCTGGCTGCAGAATCGGTTCCGGAAGGGTTCGAAACGCCGATATACGAGGAGCTTCGGCGGCTCGCTCAGCAGGTGACAGCGGGAACGCCGCGAGTCTACGCCGACATTCAGGACACGTTCGACGGAGCAGCCGCGGTTGCAGACGCCGCCGCGGCTATTGCCGAGGCCGATCAAGATGAACTCGAGTCGCTCTACCGGGAGGCAGCGTCCCACTGGCACGACGAGGCTACTGACGAAGTCGCCGTCGACGCGGGATCCACCGAAGGTGATGAAGAGTGA
- a CDS encoding plastocyanin/azurin family copper-binding protein, translating into MAGPTVCRRRLLRYSGGTLTLVAAGCLGGNDESDDDNDGTDDGTDDGTSDTADGTDGNTSGTDTETGTHAHSSDHTVGQPVSDIEVEMISNEAGMHFGPHVVHVEPGGTVTWVLERGSHDTTAYHPETHGDQQRIPDAAEPWGSGPVSEEGDTFEQTFDVEGVYDYVCTPHERDGMVGTVLVGWPSPDDQPGLKPPAKDRPDAAIGQLERYNEQVRTTLAEGESGHNDSTGHDHSGNDHGDSSDDGHSH; encoded by the coding sequence ATGGCTGGACCGACCGTTTGTCGGCGCCGATTGCTACGGTACAGTGGTGGCACTCTCACACTCGTAGCAGCGGGATGTCTCGGCGGAAACGACGAATCTGACGACGACAACGACGGAACAGACGACGGAACAGACGACGGGACCAGCGATACTGCCGACGGAACTGACGGAAACACCAGCGGGACCGACACTGAAACCGGAACACACGCCCACTCGTCCGATCACACCGTCGGGCAGCCGGTATCGGATATCGAAGTCGAGATGATATCGAACGAGGCGGGAATGCACTTCGGGCCCCACGTCGTTCACGTCGAGCCGGGAGGGACCGTTACGTGGGTACTCGAACGTGGATCCCACGATACAACTGCGTATCATCCGGAGACACACGGCGACCAGCAACGGATTCCCGACGCAGCCGAACCGTGGGGAAGCGGGCCGGTGAGCGAGGAAGGCGATACGTTCGAGCAAACGTTTGACGTCGAAGGCGTTTACGACTACGTCTGTACGCCACATGAAAGAGATGGAATGGTCGGCACCGTCCTCGTCGGGTGGCCGAGTCCGGACGACCAACCCGGCCTGAAACCACCGGCAAAGGACCGACCGGATGCGGCAATCGGGCAACTCGAGCGATACAACGAGCAGGTCCGCACCACTCTCGCGGAAGGTGAGAGCGGTCACAACGATTCTACCGGGCACGACCACAGCGGCAATGATCACGGCGACAGCAGCGACGACGGCCATAGCCATTGA
- a CDS encoding NAD(P)/FAD-dependent oxidoreductase, with translation MIRIGIVGAGAAATAATYALEDAADGVDSTILEKSRGLCGRAATRRHEDVVYDYGANYVKSDDERVNELLTETIDTDGLVDVTDPVWTFDSRGEISKGEGRDDHKWTYRRGLTQIAKRLVARTDATVHRETRVSTLFRDAETETWRLEDDGGRSWGPFDVLLLNPPAPQTAELLRSADWNAPVRDSLAAAAERVPYRSVWTGIFHYPFELERPYYALVNTDKDHEVGWIGREECKPGHVPDGESLLVVQANHEWSVDRADEPPEATLERLADLTADLLDDDRLRDPGWTDYQDWRYALPDDRLDREPLQRAERDGLYCLGDWVVGEGRIHAALRNGLDVGRRVADTDTER, from the coding sequence ATGATCAGGATCGGAATCGTCGGAGCGGGAGCAGCAGCCACCGCGGCAACCTACGCGCTCGAGGACGCAGCAGACGGGGTGGACAGTACCATCCTGGAGAAATCACGTGGACTCTGCGGCCGTGCTGCGACCAGGCGCCACGAAGACGTCGTCTACGATTACGGGGCGAACTACGTCAAATCCGACGACGAGCGGGTAAACGAGTTGCTGACGGAAACGATCGATACCGACGGGTTGGTCGACGTGACTGACCCGGTGTGGACGTTCGATAGCCGCGGCGAGATTTCGAAAGGCGAAGGTCGCGACGATCACAAATGGACCTATCGGCGGGGGCTGACCCAGATTGCGAAGCGACTGGTCGCTCGGACCGACGCGACGGTGCATCGCGAGACGCGAGTGTCGACCCTGTTCAGGGACGCGGAAACGGAAACCTGGCGACTCGAGGACGACGGCGGCCGGTCGTGGGGTCCGTTCGACGTCCTCCTACTGAACCCGCCGGCACCGCAGACCGCCGAGTTGTTGCGGTCGGCCGACTGGAATGCGCCAGTACGCGACTCGCTCGCGGCGGCCGCCGAGCGCGTTCCCTATCGGTCGGTCTGGACCGGTATCTTCCATTACCCGTTCGAACTCGAGCGACCGTACTACGCCCTCGTCAACACGGACAAGGATCACGAGGTCGGCTGGATCGGTCGCGAAGAGTGCAAGCCCGGCCACGTTCCCGACGGCGAGTCGCTGTTGGTCGTCCAGGCAAATCACGAATGGTCGGTCGACCGCGCCGACGAGCCGCCTGAAGCAACGCTCGAGCGCCTCGCGGACCTGACCGCCGATCTGCTGGACGACGATCGCTTGCGTGACCCAGGCTGGACCGACTATCAGGACTGGCGGTACGCATTACCGGACGATCGCCTCGACCGTGAGCCCCTACAGCGCGCCGAACGCGACGGGCTGTACTGTCTCGGCGACTGGGTCGTCGGCGAAGGGCGTATCCACGCGGCGCTTCGCAACGGACTGGATGTCGGGCGGCGAGTCGCCGACACCGATACGGAGCGATAG